A region from the Pontixanthobacter aestiaquae genome encodes:
- a CDS encoding TonB-dependent receptor domain-containing protein, with protein MKFSRSTMIGLLCGTALTGFSTAAVAQDTGDVAQDTADVSTEPGADDDVIVVTGTQIRGAQIDDVLPVTVLNEEAIETINPSSGDELFRAIPQAGSVAFNEQNTTGGVNGARGDIASINLRELGTGNTLLLINGRRMTLDPGFQTELLVPVVSPDTNSIVPGGVRRVEVLRDGASAIYGADAVAGVVNTVLRGNRTGGFAQANYRVSDGTGLYNTSFRGGVGFDFNEGRSNLTLYGNYFHENGAPATDRFYSASSDRRGDPRLVGTPFEGDSNFRNTSTLTPWGQFDIQGSGARGSTTIGDDDFQIQPNSFSGCRLDLGGGICADNGTSVDIALRYDLDADRTLYSTKDRYNATLLFNHELSDTVEFYLEGSFYRSKSSRLRESSANLTAVPIGISRNAYFNPLGATTLLDGSPNPNRLTSGLLNVSASGRDLIMERYRVIDGGPRRGTVDKNDFRIVAGFKGDLLGWDFDTGFVYHQANKTDLTENRISTTQFQNAINRNDPTAYNPFNGGCFEPSLPVPQQGDCTPSSQAAIDSITIDVFRKGETTLALADFKVSKSDLFTLPGGDVGLATGVEFRRETFIDDRDDRLDGTITFTDSVTGNFFGSDVLGSSPSPDTSGGRNVLSGFAEAFVPLVSDDMDIPLVQALSLQLAGRIERFSDIKETAIVPRVAASWTVFDSLMLRGAWSQGFRAPNLVQVNDLGTTRVNTRDDYVQCFAQIQKGEIANFDNCAGEGTVSLRSGTDQLQPEETESINLGVVITPSFIPGLTLTADYWRVQQDGIVGVFGDDNAIALDLLRRLNGTTNPNVIREAPDADQILLFAGTGLDAVGDVSQVLDPYLNLDSRTTKGMDFGLLYDIGEIGKLGEFKISANAAYLESFFQSPGPDGQELLDAVTDGTLPDSIVISDIGQLREINGRPKWRWTAALNWRSGPVRASLFGRYVGGVFDDSVTQNANDINGNPNPDPGSFYPVSDWFVMNASISYTIDDTDSAIDGTRIRFGINNFTNEAPPLADQSYGFFSNLHNARGRNFTFSIRKNF; from the coding sequence ATGAAGTTTTCACGCAGCACTATGATTGGCCTTCTTTGCGGAACGGCGCTGACCGGCTTTAGTACAGCCGCAGTCGCGCAGGACACTGGCGATGTTGCTCAAGACACCGCTGATGTGAGCACTGAACCGGGCGCCGACGATGATGTGATCGTCGTGACGGGTACGCAGATTCGTGGGGCTCAGATCGATGATGTTTTGCCGGTGACCGTTTTGAACGAGGAGGCCATCGAAACGATCAACCCATCGTCGGGTGACGAATTATTCCGAGCAATTCCACAGGCTGGGTCAGTCGCTTTCAACGAACAGAATACCACTGGCGGCGTCAATGGCGCGCGCGGTGATATCGCCTCGATCAACCTGCGCGAGCTTGGCACTGGCAATACTTTGCTGCTGATCAACGGAAGGCGCATGACGCTGGATCCAGGTTTCCAGACCGAATTGCTGGTCCCTGTGGTCTCGCCCGATACCAACTCCATCGTGCCAGGCGGGGTCCGCCGGGTCGAAGTTCTGCGCGATGGTGCTTCTGCGATCTACGGCGCGGATGCGGTTGCTGGGGTCGTCAATACTGTACTGCGCGGTAACCGAACAGGCGGCTTCGCGCAGGCCAATTACCGTGTCTCTGACGGGACGGGGCTTTACAATACGAGCTTTCGTGGCGGTGTGGGGTTTGACTTCAACGAAGGGCGTAGCAACCTGACGCTTTATGGTAACTATTTTCACGAGAATGGCGCACCCGCTACTGATAGGTTCTATTCCGCCAGCAGTGACCGCCGCGGTGATCCGCGCCTTGTCGGGACCCCTTTTGAAGGCGATTCAAACTTCCGCAATACATCGACTCTGACGCCTTGGGGACAGTTCGACATTCAAGGCTCTGGCGCACGCGGATCGACTACTATCGGGGACGATGACTTCCAAATTCAGCCCAACAGCTTTTCTGGTTGCCGTTTGGATTTGGGTGGTGGAATTTGCGCAGATAACGGAACGTCGGTTGATATCGCTTTGCGTTATGATCTCGACGCTGACCGGACGCTATACTCGACTAAAGATCGCTACAATGCGACTTTGTTGTTCAATCATGAATTGAGCGATACAGTTGAATTCTATCTCGAGGGGTCGTTCTATCGTTCGAAGTCGAGTCGGCTGCGCGAATCCAGCGCGAACCTCACTGCCGTGCCGATTGGCATTTCGCGCAACGCCTACTTTAATCCTCTGGGAGCGACCACGCTGCTCGATGGATCACCCAACCCCAATCGTCTGACCAGCGGCTTGCTCAATGTTTCGGCGTCCGGGCGCGATTTGATAATGGAGCGCTATCGTGTGATCGATGGCGGACCGCGTCGGGGCACTGTCGACAAGAACGATTTCCGGATTGTCGCTGGCTTCAAGGGCGACCTCTTGGGTTGGGACTTCGATACCGGCTTTGTTTACCATCAGGCCAACAAAACCGATCTTACAGAAAATCGTATTTCGACCACCCAGTTCCAAAATGCGATTAACCGCAATGACCCGACGGCTTACAACCCGTTCAACGGCGGATGTTTTGAGCCATCGCTTCCCGTTCCGCAGCAGGGCGATTGCACACCGAGCAGTCAGGCGGCGATTGATTCGATCACCATCGATGTGTTTCGTAAAGGCGAAACAACTTTGGCCTTGGCTGATTTCAAGGTTTCGAAGTCCGATCTGTTTACGCTGCCAGGCGGTGATGTCGGGTTGGCGACCGGCGTGGAATTTCGCCGCGAAACCTTTATCGATGACCGTGATGATCGGCTTGATGGAACGATTACATTCACGGATTCGGTAACAGGTAATTTTTTCGGTAGCGATGTGCTGGGCTCAAGCCCGTCACCCGATACTAGCGGCGGTCGCAATGTATTGTCTGGATTTGCTGAGGCATTCGTTCCGCTTGTGTCGGACGACATGGATATTCCGCTGGTGCAGGCGCTTAGCCTGCAATTGGCTGGCCGGATCGAACGTTTCTCCGATATCAAGGAAACCGCAATCGTTCCGCGCGTCGCTGCGTCGTGGACAGTCTTCGACAGCTTGATGCTGCGCGGTGCGTGGTCGCAGGGGTTCCGTGCACCAAACCTTGTGCAAGTGAACGATCTGGGCACTACCCGTGTAAATACGCGTGACGATTATGTGCAGTGCTTTGCCCAGATACAAAAAGGCGAAATCGCCAATTTCGATAATTGCGCAGGCGAAGGTACGGTCAGCTTACGGTCGGGAACAGACCAGCTTCAGCCGGAAGAAACAGAAAGTATCAATTTGGGCGTCGTAATTACTCCGTCGTTCATTCCCGGCTTGACTCTCACCGCCGATTATTGGCGTGTACAGCAAGATGGCATCGTCGGGGTGTTCGGTGATGACAATGCGATTGCGCTTGATCTGCTGCGCAGGCTGAACGGTACCACAAACCCCAACGTCATCCGCGAAGCGCCCGACGCTGATCAGATATTGCTATTCGCGGGCACCGGATTGGACGCGGTTGGCGACGTTTCGCAAGTGCTTGACCCCTACCTAAATCTGGATAGCCGGACCACCAAGGGAATGGATTTCGGGCTGTTGTATGACATTGGCGAAATCGGGAAGCTGGGCGAATTCAAGATATCCGCAAATGCGGCATATCTCGAGAGCTTCTTCCAGTCGCCCGGGCCGGACGGGCAGGAACTGCTTGATGCGGTTACTGATGGCACTCTGCCCGACAGTATCGTAATTAGTGACATCGGCCAACTTCGCGAAATCAACGGCCGTCCGAAATGGCGCTGGACTGCCGCGCTCAACTGGCGCTCTGGACCGGTGCGGGCCAGCCTGTTCGGTCGTTACGTCGGTGGAGTATTCGACGATAGTGTTACGCAGAACGCGAACGATATTAACGGCAATCCTAACCCTGATCCAGGATCGTTCTATCCCGTCAGTGACTGGTTCGTGATGAACGCATCGATCAGTTACACGATTGATGACACTGATAGCGCGATCGACGGTACTCGCATCCGCTTCGGTATCAATAATTTCACGAATGAAGCGCCGCCTCTGGCTGATCAGAGTTATGGTTTCTTCAGTAACCTACACAACGCCCGTGGGCGTAACTTCACTTTCTCGATTCGCAAGAACTTCTAA
- a CDS encoding M14 family metallopeptidase: MSFVLFAAALAAPVTTSSATEVAKAPAAACESKAATVDKAFPTGAFADCQVKGKKRFALTIAPEDEGQINCSAWYAFRLTPARRGRVTVELNYPKCGHRYWPKMSTDGISWEYIPPKAVTVEGEGDDRTATIKLKLNNQPVFIAAQEIIPPSTYDAWLSRVTQSSAATRRLLGKSAEGRDIEAMAIADPAGGQKEVILLVGRQHPPEITGALAMFPFVETLLGDSDLAKRYRSRFHTEVVPLVNPDGVVRGHWRHNTGGVDLNRDWGPFTQPETKLMQGLLEEIANNPDQQLRLMLDFHSTNRDVFYTIPDELPTDPPLFTRDWLARYQQLMPDYKVNRDARHTVGRPISKAHIFDTYGAPAITFEIGDETDRILVRRIGEQSAIAMMETLLATPKP; this comes from the coding sequence ATGAGTTTCGTGCTGTTTGCTGCTGCCTTGGCGGCACCTGTTACTACATCCAGCGCAACAGAAGTTGCTAAAGCGCCCGCGGCTGCATGCGAAAGCAAAGCTGCCACGGTCGACAAGGCTTTCCCAACGGGTGCCTTTGCCGATTGCCAGGTTAAAGGAAAAAAACGCTTTGCGTTGACCATCGCGCCGGAAGATGAAGGTCAGATCAATTGCAGCGCGTGGTATGCCTTCAGGCTGACACCCGCGCGTAGAGGCCGCGTTACGGTTGAACTCAATTACCCCAAATGCGGTCACCGATATTGGCCCAAGATGAGCACTGATGGCATCTCGTGGGAATATATTCCGCCGAAAGCAGTGACCGTCGAAGGAGAAGGCGATGATCGAACGGCGACGATCAAGCTGAAGCTGAACAACCAACCGGTGTTTATTGCTGCACAGGAAATCATACCGCCATCGACTTATGACGCGTGGCTGAGCCGCGTAACCCAATCTTCTGCCGCTACACGGCGCTTGTTGGGGAAATCTGCCGAAGGGCGTGATATAGAGGCGATGGCAATTGCCGATCCTGCAGGCGGCCAGAAGGAAGTGATTTTGCTCGTCGGCCGGCAGCATCCGCCAGAAATTACCGGTGCTTTAGCTATGTTTCCCTTTGTGGAAACGCTCCTCGGCGATAGCGATCTGGCAAAGCGATATCGCTCGCGGTTCCACACCGAGGTTGTACCGTTGGTAAATCCCGACGGCGTCGTCCGGGGACACTGGCGGCACAATACCGGCGGGGTTGATCTGAACCGGGATTGGGGACCATTCACTCAGCCTGAGACCAAGCTGATGCAAGGTTTGCTCGAAGAAATAGCAAACAATCCTGATCAGCAGCTTCGGTTGATGCTCGATTTCCATTCAACCAACAGGGACGTCTTTTACACGATTCCCGATGAATTGCCGACCGATCCGCCACTCTTCACGCGCGATTGGCTCGCGCGGTATCAGCAGCTAATGCCGGATTATAAAGTGAACCGTGATGCGCGCCACACCGTAGGGCGACCAATTTCCAAAGCGCACATCTTCGACACATATGGCGCGCCTGCGATTACGTTCGAGATCGGCGATGAGACGGATCGTATCTTGGTTCGGCGCATTGGTGAACAATCTGCAATCGCGATGATGGAAACGTTGCTCGCGACGCCGAAGCCATGA
- a CDS encoding N-acyl-D-amino-acid deacylase family protein — translation MIGLHRAACAVGTMLGLASCQTVAADAASGQTIMQQVDLLITGGAIYDGSGGDAVSANLAIDDGEIIAIFDHDSPNYRGVSTIDARGLVVAPGFIDPHTHATSDLASNDEMRRANLPFAHQGVTTVVIGNDGFGDTNIAELASRTAQMGVGTNVAFLAGFGPIREAVLGTANRAPTSTELTQMKAAMRSAMCDGAWGLSTGLYYVPQNYAKTDEVIALAKIAGEFGGYYDTHMRDESTYNITVSGAVQETIEIGVQAALPVHIAHIKALGPEVWGHSSKMIAAIEEARSDGLRVTADQYPWAASGTRISNALVPRWALEGGLARLRERLSVEEEAKRIRNGMIAGLERRGGADRLLITAPLGGIDIVTGITLADIAKTEEREPVDSAIAILKQGDARLASFNMNEADIAAFAVQDWVVTGSDGSTGHPRKYASFPKAYRDLVKKEGMPLARFIRRSSGKTAEIIGLTDRGYLKPGYAADVVVFDPEEFAPVASYQNPRELSVGVRHLLVNGALAIKDGRYTGALSGKPLLKQSPASITACD, via the coding sequence ATGATCGGTCTGCACCGTGCCGCCTGTGCGGTGGGAACCATGCTTGGCTTGGCCTCATGCCAAACTGTGGCGGCTGATGCTGCAAGCGGGCAAACCATCATGCAACAGGTCGATCTGCTGATTACAGGTGGCGCAATCTATGATGGTTCGGGAGGGGACGCTGTCTCTGCCAATCTGGCCATTGATGATGGCGAAATAATCGCCATCTTTGATCACGACAGTCCTAACTATCGCGGCGTATCCACAATTGACGCACGGGGGTTGGTCGTCGCGCCGGGCTTTATCGATCCGCATACCCATGCAACCAGCGATCTTGCTTCGAACGATGAAATGCGCCGCGCCAACCTTCCCTTTGCTCATCAGGGCGTGACCACAGTGGTTATCGGCAATGACGGGTTCGGTGATACAAATATCGCCGAGCTGGCCTCGCGAACCGCACAAATGGGAGTAGGCACCAATGTCGCTTTTCTCGCTGGGTTTGGGCCGATCCGCGAAGCTGTATTGGGCACCGCCAATCGCGCGCCGACTTCAACTGAGCTCACGCAGATGAAAGCCGCAATGCGTTCGGCAATGTGCGATGGCGCATGGGGCCTTTCTACCGGGCTGTATTACGTCCCGCAGAATTATGCCAAAACTGATGAAGTGATTGCGCTGGCGAAAATCGCAGGCGAGTTCGGCGGCTATTACGACACGCATATGCGCGACGAGAGTACGTATAATATTACAGTGAGCGGCGCGGTGCAAGAGACGATAGAGATTGGTGTGCAGGCGGCTCTGCCGGTGCATATCGCGCATATCAAAGCACTTGGCCCGGAAGTTTGGGGCCACAGCTCCAAGATGATTGCAGCGATTGAGGAGGCTCGCTCCGACGGCTTGCGCGTTACTGCTGACCAATATCCCTGGGCTGCCTCCGGTACGCGCATTTCAAACGCACTTGTGCCGCGATGGGCACTTGAGGGCGGGTTAGCCAGGCTTCGCGAGCGACTCTCTGTGGAGGAGGAAGCAAAAAGGATACGCAATGGCATGATCGCTGGGCTGGAGCGACGCGGTGGTGCCGACCGTTTGCTGATCACTGCACCGCTGGGCGGGATTGATATTGTGACAGGCATCACTCTGGCCGACATTGCCAAAACGGAAGAGCGCGAGCCGGTTGATAGCGCGATTGCGATCTTGAAGCAGGGTGATGCTCGGCTTGCGTCTTTCAATATGAACGAAGCAGACATCGCAGCCTTTGCCGTACAGGACTGGGTCGTCACCGGATCAGACGGATCGACGGGCCACCCACGCAAATATGCCAGCTTTCCCAAAGCCTATCGCGATCTGGTGAAAAAAGAGGGCATGCCGCTTGCGCGCTTTATCAGACGCAGCAGCGGCAAGACCGCGGAGATTATCGGCCTGACCGATCGTGGCTATCTGAAGCCAGGCTATGCGGCAGATGTCGTGGTGTTTGACCCGGAGGAGTTTGCACCGGTAGCCAGCTATCAGAACCCCCGCGAACTATCTGTAGGGGTGCGCCATCTTCTCGTTAATGGCGCGCTGGCAATCAAGGATGGCCGCTACACTGGCGCTCTGTCGGGAAAGCCGCTTCTCAAACAATCTCCTGCGAGCATAACTGCCTGCGACTGA
- a CDS encoding FAD-dependent oxidoreductase, with product MAKGKNVVVIGAGIIGVTTAHALARTGWKVTMLDAREGPALGTSLGNGRQLSYSHTDALANPRLLAKIPALAMGLDDAFQLSLRPEPALLEWLARFVRNCTAARFRGNTLACLSVAQRSRRELDLFLSENPIDFQYSNPGKLVLFRSKTELAHAAQSMDLKVCNGTVQRAVGRDEALALEPALGQCGHELVGAIYSPADGVGNCSLFATQLVKHTQREYGLNYLRNALVTSISERTDGMQIELADGNIFQTPMAVICTGHESASLLRRLGHRIPVQPMKGYSFTAPRGPNPPTISITDSAHRLVFTDIGDQVLVAGIADLGDGSAKLDEKRIETVLNTARKAMPDAADYDAATSFWTGHRPVTPNSQPITKRLGRSLAVNTGHGMLGWTMAMGSAAILAEELAQE from the coding sequence ATGGCAAAAGGTAAAAATGTGGTCGTGATCGGCGCTGGCATCATTGGCGTCACAACCGCGCACGCCTTGGCCAGAACGGGGTGGAAAGTCACAATGCTCGACGCGCGCGAAGGCCCCGCGCTCGGCACCTCGCTCGGTAATGGTCGGCAGCTGAGTTACAGCCATACCGATGCGCTGGCCAATCCACGCCTGCTCGCGAAGATTCCCGCTCTCGCTATGGGGCTAGACGACGCATTCCAACTAAGCTTGCGCCCCGAACCGGCGCTATTGGAATGGCTTGCCCGGTTTGTCCGCAACTGCACGGCCGCCCGTTTTCGTGGGAATACGTTAGCATGCTTGTCGGTTGCACAACGATCGCGGCGTGAGCTTGATCTGTTCCTTTCAGAAAATCCCATCGATTTCCAGTATAGCAATCCCGGAAAACTGGTGCTCTTCCGAAGCAAAACGGAGCTTGCGCACGCTGCCCAATCGATGGATCTGAAAGTCTGTAATGGAACGGTGCAGCGCGCTGTCGGCAGGGATGAGGCCCTGGCGCTGGAACCAGCGCTAGGGCAATGCGGTCACGAACTTGTAGGCGCGATCTATTCACCTGCGGACGGCGTCGGCAATTGCAGTCTTTTCGCCACGCAATTGGTAAAGCACACCCAGCGCGAATATGGCCTCAATTATTTGCGCAATGCGCTCGTCACATCAATTAGCGAGCGGACCGACGGAATGCAGATTGAACTGGCTGACGGCAATATTTTTCAGACGCCGATGGCGGTGATTTGCACCGGGCATGAAAGCGCATCCCTGCTCCGGCGATTGGGTCACCGCATTCCGGTTCAGCCCATGAAGGGCTATTCCTTCACAGCTCCGCGCGGGCCAAACCCACCGACGATATCAATAACCGATAGCGCGCACCGCTTGGTGTTCACAGATATTGGCGATCAGGTTCTTGTGGCCGGAATTGCCGATCTTGGTGATGGTAGTGCCAAACTGGACGAGAAAAGAATTGAAACAGTTCTGAATACCGCCCGCAAAGCAATGCCGGATGCTGCCGATTATGACGCCGCGACCAGTTTCTGGACTGGTCATCGGCCTGTCACGCCCAACTCGCAGCCAATCACAAAACGGCTTGGCCGATCACTGGCGGTCAACACCGGACACGGTATGCTCGGCTGGACGATGGCGATGGGATCAGCAGCGATATTGGCTGAGGAACTGGCACAAGAGTAG
- a CDS encoding beta-galactosidase, translated as MTKPCFPVHWARMRLGTCYYPEHWPQDMWADDARRMVEAGLSRVRIGEFAWSRIEPEPARFEWEWLDQAIEVLHAAGLGIILGTPTATPPKWLCDKMPDMFAVDADGKVRGFGSRRHYCFSHLGYREEAARITRALAGRYGEHPAIIMWQTDNEYGCHDTVHSFSDSARDAFRLWLADRYGTVEALNEAWGNVFWSMEYRSFEEIDLPNLTVTEANPSHWLAFRRFSSDQVVSFDKAQADILRELSPGRDVMHNAMGFYPDFDHHDLGKQLDVVMWDSYPLGFLEMYAFSEADRHDYVRQGHPDIAAFHHDLYRGCGKNGRWGVIEQQPGPVNWARNNPAPLPGMVRLWTLEAMAHGAELVSYFRWRQAPFAQEQMHAGLLRPDGEAAPGLKEAQQVAPEVERLGDIGAPVKDAALVFSYPSEWVTATQPQGEGLSALWAAFYTYTALRKQGLNVDIVAPSASLDGYAMAVLPCAPIVSGELAERLKAFRGQIIIGPRSGSKTDDLTIPPELAPGKLQWVFDGKVTRSESLRAGIEHQGEGWAGRRWLDHLETDADAELVAGDGTVACWKQGNVRYCATWPEGDVIDVIVARAAEDAGLETVKMPEGLRIRKSGEFAFVFNYRNEARAVPDALCGEPMIGERILPAAGLAVFARG; from the coding sequence GTGACAAAGCCTTGCTTTCCGGTGCATTGGGCGCGGATGCGATTGGGAACGTGTTATTATCCGGAACACTGGCCGCAGGATATGTGGGCAGACGATGCGCGCCGTATGGTCGAGGCGGGCTTGTCTCGCGTGCGGATCGGGGAATTTGCGTGGAGCCGGATTGAGCCGGAACCGGCCCGTTTTGAATGGGAGTGGCTGGATCAGGCGATAGAGGTTCTGCATGCGGCGGGCCTGGGGATTATTCTCGGCACGCCGACTGCTACCCCGCCAAAATGGCTGTGCGATAAAATGCCTGATATGTTTGCGGTCGATGCCGACGGGAAAGTACGGGGGTTCGGTTCGCGGCGGCATTATTGTTTCAGCCACCTTGGCTACCGTGAAGAAGCCGCCCGGATCACGCGGGCTTTGGCAGGGCGATATGGCGAGCATCCGGCGATAATCATGTGGCAAACCGATAATGAGTACGGGTGCCACGATACGGTCCACAGCTTCTCGGATAGCGCGCGCGATGCATTCCGGCTGTGGCTTGCAGATCGATACGGCACGGTTGAGGCGCTGAACGAGGCATGGGGTAATGTCTTCTGGAGCATGGAATACCGCAGCTTCGAGGAGATTGATCTGCCGAACCTGACTGTGACCGAAGCCAATCCCTCGCATTGGTTGGCATTCCGCAGGTTCTCCTCCGATCAGGTCGTCAGCTTCGATAAGGCGCAGGCCGATATCCTCCGCGAACTTTCGCCGGGCCGTGATGTGATGCACAACGCGATGGGCTTCTATCCCGATTTTGACCATCACGATCTGGGCAAACAGCTCGATGTGGTGATGTGGGACAGCTATCCGCTTGGCTTCCTAGAGATGTACGCGTTCAGCGAGGCGGATCGGCATGACTATGTCCGGCAGGGACATCCCGACATAGCGGCGTTCCATCACGATTTATATCGCGGATGCGGTAAGAACGGCCGCTGGGGTGTCATCGAGCAGCAGCCGGGGCCTGTGAATTGGGCACGAAACAACCCCGCGCCGCTACCCGGCATGGTGCGGCTATGGACGTTGGAAGCGATGGCGCACGGCGCGGAACTGGTCAGCTATTTCCGCTGGAGGCAGGCTCCGTTTGCGCAGGAGCAGATGCATGCTGGCTTGCTGCGGCCCGATGGTGAAGCTGCGCCGGGTCTCAAGGAGGCGCAGCAGGTCGCACCAGAGGTAGAACGCCTCGGTGATATTGGCGCGCCCGTGAAAGACGCCGCACTGGTGTTTAGCTATCCATCCGAATGGGTCACTGCAACGCAGCCGCAAGGTGAAGGTCTGTCGGCGCTTTGGGCGGCGTTTTATACCTATACCGCGCTGCGGAAACAGGGACTGAATGTCGATATTGTAGCGCCGTCAGCATCGCTTGATGGCTACGCAATGGCCGTGCTTCCGTGCGCGCCGATTGTGTCTGGCGAGTTGGCGGAGCGGTTGAAGGCGTTCCGTGGACAGATCATCATCGGGCCGCGTAGCGGTAGCAAAACTGACGATCTCACGATCCCGCCGGAACTTGCACCGGGGAAGTTGCAATGGGTGTTTGATGGCAAAGTAACCCGCAGCGAGAGCCTTCGCGCAGGTATCGAGCACCAGGGGGAAGGCTGGGCGGGCCGGCGCTGGCTAGACCATCTGGAGACCGACGCTGATGCTGAACTGGTTGCGGGTGATGGTACGGTCGCATGCTGGAAGCAGGGCAATGTCCGCTATTGTGCAACCTGGCCAGAGGGTGACGTGATCGACGTGATTGTTGCGCGTGCAGCTGAAGATGCGGGGCTTGAAACTGTCAAAATGCCCGAAGGATTACGCATCCGGAAGTCGGGCGAATTCGCCTTCGTGTTTAACTACCGAAATGAAGCGCGCGCTGTGCCCGATGCATTGTGCGGCGAACCAATGATCGGAGAGCGCATCCTACCGGCTGCAGGCCTTGCGGTTTTCGCGCGAGGCTAA
- a CDS encoding queuosine precursor transporter yields the protein MTENQTAPQGPTPITPSLFFIGLLYGGMTVIAGVLGFKQVALGPLAVEAGIFAFLMLVVLSSTTAQLHGQAMANRLVLWGFVPLAASAVLVVLVLFLPPSDKMPVENITAFETVLSQTPRIMMAGPVAYGVSLFLNVWIFSKLRGSGDDTGTVGLMVRGAIASALSQAIDTLIFITLAFYGEFPIGSLLAGQMLAKVVLSLVLVPFLITGFVQFARWLDREQA from the coding sequence ATGACCGAGAACCAAACCGCGCCGCAGGGCCCAACGCCTATCACTCCATCGCTCTTCTTCATTGGGTTGCTGTATGGCGGTATGACCGTGATCGCGGGCGTGTTGGGCTTCAAGCAAGTCGCGCTTGGCCCACTCGCTGTGGAAGCAGGCATTTTCGCATTTCTGATGTTGGTTGTGCTGTCGAGCACTACGGCTCAGTTGCACGGGCAGGCCATGGCAAACCGGTTGGTACTTTGGGGCTTCGTACCTCTCGCGGCATCTGCCGTCTTGGTTGTGCTGGTCCTGTTCTTGCCGCCGTCAGACAAAATGCCGGTAGAGAACATCACCGCCTTCGAGACGGTCCTCTCGCAGACGCCGCGGATTATGATGGCGGGGCCGGTCGCCTACGGTGTGTCGCTGTTTCTCAATGTCTGGATCTTTTCCAAACTGCGCGGCAGTGGTGACGATACGGGGACAGTCGGCCTGATGGTTCGCGGGGCAATTGCCTCGGCGCTCAGCCAAGCCATCGACACGCTGATCTTTATCACGCTGGCATTCTATGGCGAGTTTCCAATTGGATCGCTGCTGGCGGGTCAAATGCTGGCCAAGGTGGTGCTGTCGCTAGTGCTAGTGCCGTTCCTGATTACAGGCTTCGTGCAGTTCGCCCGGTGGCTTGACCGCGAACAGGCTTAG